tatttttactCGATCTGTTTaagttttcataaataaaattgaaaagttatttgGGTGAACTTTTATGATAGAAATGTTTGAAGGTTTGAGCTgctttggatagtgagataagatggaataagatgagatgattttagataaattgaataaaatattgttataacaCTCCCAAtgacttttatattatataaaaaatgtaaattatttgaataattgttttaaaaaggagttattatgtaaaaagaaatgtaaaataCAATTAGTTATAGTAACCCGTTACATGTAGCGGGTACTATTcattctgtaattttttttttattattgataattcatttactctttcattttttttttactttaatttttgtcatgtaagcaaattctttttattatttaacattttcttctaaaaaacatcttgaaaatatttttaaaccaattttttcatattttgattttatttttaatttttatttggtttatatatttttgtttgaagtgtatacaattgaattattttacattgtatataaaaacaaattgtaaatataaaaaaatatatgaatattgtaaatttattggtagaaataaaatatttaaaaagaatatttaaatgatatagcgaaaaaatatataaactgatGAATGCCATATTATAaaagtcaatatgtaaaatagaaaaagtaaattttgatgatatattttaaaagataggaTAAAAAATCCATCGAGAATgctcttaaaatattattttttaatattattattattactttaaaattttaaaaaattgaattatttattatatttttggtgtttgtgtaattttttttttcattttgaacatAGGAAAATCACTAGattacttttcataaataaaaagtttGTTATGATTTGATGATGTttggataaaaagaaaaaagaaaaaaacaacgcCCGAAAATTTCACCAAACCGAAAATGTTTACCCAGTTTCTGCTTCGCTCCTTCATAATCCTGTCAGCGTAGAAAACgattaaatgaattaatttaatccataaaaataaattttggagcATAGTAATCAAACCAACCATTTCCTAACTAGAAAGTTTCATAAGAATTTCGTGATtcaaaactaatatattttttcctaaaaattttaATCCATAATTCTTACTTGTGCTTCCAAACCACATAAAACGTtgtatagaaaatatatatatatatgtatatatatatatacacacacattaaAGCTTGTTTGGTCCATGTCTTGCTAGCTGTTTCTGCAGgcctagagagagaaaaaaagtctGGTATTACAGCTCGTGACGAGAGAAAGTACGAGCAAGGAGTGAAAGGGTGAGGCTGTTTTGTCAGGTTATGTGAGAGGGTCGCTCCCTAGTCTGTAACCTAGTGAAATCTCTGCCTCGTTGTCTCTGAGTAGTTGGCAATTATCCTGTCTTTTGATGGACTATCCAAggctctcttcctcttcttctcttttccttctttacaaaaatttaaagaaaataaatataattattttctatatttctaattaatgtGGGATTACCcatctgtctctctctttctttctctcttgctctcgTTCAGACACTCACCCGCACACTGATACAAGGGAAACGTTTGTGGAGCAAGAAAAAGATTAACAAAATATACTAGCAAAGAATAGAAACCAAGGAATGAATGGTGTTTCAGCTGTTGAACCGGATTACTCTGAGTTTGTTGAAGTTGATCCTACTGGAAGATATGGAAGAGTACGTAAATTCTTTTGCTCAGTTGTTGCCTTCTCTCTGCGTTTTTCATTGCCTGTTTTGGTGTTTTATGTTCCTTCTTACAAgcatgaatctttttttttttcttctaaatgaATTCAATAAGTCCTATTTATGAGTCgctgtatttgatttttttttttggcagtaCAATGAAATTCTTGGCAAAGGAGCTTCAAAGACAGTGTATGAGGCTTAATTCTCTCGATTTTTTCTTTGGCACATCCTTTTCATACGCCTGCAAGTTATCtactatttttatattctatgattttttttttcatttttttttttgtcaatagTATGGTTTTGCAAATAAATGGGTGTCTGGGGTTGTATTGATTGTTGTAGTTATAGAGCCTTTGATGAGTATGAAGGGATTGAAGTAGCATGGAATCAGGTGAAGCTTTATGACTTCCTACAAAATCCTGAAGATCTTGAGAGGCTGTACTGTGAAATTCATCTGCTCAAGACCCTTAAACACAACAACATCATGAAGTTCTATACTTCTTGGGTTGATACTGCTAAGAGGAACATTAACTTTGTCACCGAGATGTTCACCTCTGGTACTCTCAGACAGTAAGCATCATATATTAAGTTCCAAAAAATAGAAATGCTCATCTGTCTTCATCTTTGTCGGCTTCATGGTTTGGGttttttatgcttatttatttaaatattttgtgttttcgaTTGCTGGTTAGGTATAGGCTGAAGCACAGGAGAGTGAACATTAGAGCCGTGAAACATTGGTGTAGACAGATTTTGAAAGGGCTTCTGTATCTCCACAGCCGTAACCCACCTGTTATCCACAGAGACCTCAAGTGTGACAACATTTTTATCAACGGGAACCAAGGGGAAGTCAAGATTGGAGATCTTGGCCTCGCAGGAATCCTTCGCAAATCTCATGCCGCTCACTGTGTCGGTATGTTAGAAGTGTTCTAGATTCCCTCGAATATTGTCCGAATCAAAATTGCCACCATTTGTTTCTCATCCTATTTCCGGAAAATTAGCTGAATCAATGCCGATGAAGTTCTAGCAATTCTGATTATGCATATTgtgttttccctttctttttttccaccCCTTTTTGTTCCGCAGGAACACCCGAGTTCATGGCACCGGAGGTTTATGAAGAGGAATACAATGAATTAGTTGACATATATTCTTTTGGAATGTGCATCTTGGAGATGGTCACGTTTGAATATCCATACAGTGAATGCACCCACCCTGCTCAGATATACAAGAAAGTTGTCTCTGTAAGAACTCTAACTATGAACTTAAGTTTCAGATAGAATTTTGTCTCCAATGGCTAATTACGAATTGCATTCTTACTATAGGGGAAAAAACCAGAAGCTCTTTACAAAGTAAAAGATCCCGAGGTGCGACAATTTGTTGAGAAATGCTTAGCAGCCGTGTCACATAGGCTCTCTGCTAGGGAGCTTCTGAAGGACCCTTTTCTACAAATTGATGACTATGGATTCTGCTTAAGTTCAGTAGAGTACCGAGGAGATTTTGATGAACTGGGCCCTTTCCTAAGACAATCTCATTATGGAAGTTATAACATAAACCATTCTTTCATCGATGGGTACAGCAATTGTCTTGGTTATGCCGGTGAAAATGATTTGGAATACCATCCAGTTGAGTTTGGAACGAGTGAAATTGATCTCTTCACTTGTCAAGAGGATGAGCATTTGGCAGATGTAGATATCACAATCAAagggaggagaagagaagaTGATGGCATCTTCTTAAGGCTCAGAATGGCAGATAAAGAAGGTTAGAGTTATATCTTTCATGGGTATCATAATTTTTATACTCCTTTCCAATTattccaaaatctcaaatttaatttcttgccttaaattttcaatcaaaactcAGAATTACTTTCCTCCATGCAGGCCGTATTCGAAATATCTACTTCCCATTCGACATTGAGACTGACACGGCATTGAGTGTTGCAACAGAAATGGTGGCGGAGCTTGATATTACTGACCAAGACATGATAAAAGTAGCAGACATGATTGATAGTGAAATTTCCACTTTGGTCCCAGAGTGGAATAGGGGGCTGGGCATAGAGGAAAGTTTACATTGTACAAATGGAAATTTCTGTCACAATTGTGTTTCAAAAGATTCCCTATTGGATTATGTTTCATCAAATAGTCCAGGTCCCAAGAATCTGCAAGTTCTTCAGTGTTCTAAACAAGGATGTGCTGCTATCCATGGACGTTTCGAAGAGATAACATACCAAGTTGAAGGGTCGGAACAATGTGTAACAGCTGGGGAGCTAAAAACATCAAGCCAGTTTGGTGGCATCCATTTTGCTGATATCTGGGCTCAGAGAGAAGGTTTAGAATTGAGTTCACCAGGCTCGAAGGATATATGTTGCAATGAAGGAAACAACACATTGGACCAATTGACGTTTGGAAATGAGAGAACTATAGATATGGATGATCAAAGTGAATATGATGCAAGAAACTCTCCCTCCACAACCCGTTCAGCAGAGCATGCCCTCTTGGATGATTATGAGAATGAGATCAGGCAAGAATTAAGATGGCTCAAAGCTAAATATCAATTGCAGTTGAGGGAACTCAGAGACCAACAACTTGGGGCGAAATGGAAATCTTCAAGCTTATCTCAGAAATCTTTCAACTTTGAACATGAGAGAGATAATGGATTTTCCCCTCCTATGGGTTCACCCCAGCTaaaaagagagaa
Above is a genomic segment from Juglans microcarpa x Juglans regia isolate MS1-56 chromosome 1D, Jm3101_v1.0, whole genome shotgun sequence containing:
- the LOC121267821 gene encoding probable serine/threonine-protein kinase WNK9 isoform X1, with product MNGVSAVEPDYSEFVEVDPTGRYGRYNEILGKGASKTVYRAFDEYEGIEVAWNQVKLYDFLQNPEDLERLYCEIHLLKTLKHNNIMKFYTSWVDTAKRNINFVTEMFTSGTLRQYRLKHRRVNIRAVKHWCRQILKGLLYLHSRNPPVIHRDLKCDNIFINGNQGEVKIGDLGLAGILRKSHAAHCVGTPEFMAPEVYEEEYNELVDIYSFGMCILEMVTFEYPYSECTHPAQIYKKVVSGKKPEALYKVKDPEVRQFVEKCLAAVSHRLSARELLKDPFLQIDDYGFCLSSVEYRGDFDELGPFLRQSHYGSYNINHSFIDGYSNCLGYAGENDLEYHPVEFGTSEIDLFTCQEDEHLADVDITIKGRRREDDGIFLRLRMADKEGRIRNIYFPFDIETDTALSVATEMVAELDITDQDMIKVADMIDSEISTLVPEWNRGLGIEESLHCTNGNFCHNCVSKDSLLDYVSSNSPGPKNLQVLQCSKQGCAAIHGRFEEITYQVEGSEQCVTAGELKTSSQFGGIHFADIWAQREGLELSSPGSKDICCNEGNNTLDQLTFGNERTIDMDDQSEYDARNSPSTTRSAEHALLDDYENEIRQELRWLKAKYQLQLRELRDQQLGAKWKSSSLSQKSFNFEHERDNGFSPPMGSPQLKRENNGPLLKSLPSGKNFTTDFLIDADKKCSTVANRMTENSETVNVSYSPENMFTAKNFYTGPLLLPHSLQRATSLPVDAVDV
- the LOC121267821 gene encoding probable serine/threonine-protein kinase WNK9 isoform X2, which encodes MGVWGCIDCCSYRAFDEYEGIEVAWNQVKLYDFLQNPEDLERLYCEIHLLKTLKHNNIMKFYTSWVDTAKRNINFVTEMFTSGTLRQYRLKHRRVNIRAVKHWCRQILKGLLYLHSRNPPVIHRDLKCDNIFINGNQGEVKIGDLGLAGILRKSHAAHCVGTPEFMAPEVYEEEYNELVDIYSFGMCILEMVTFEYPYSECTHPAQIYKKVVSGKKPEALYKVKDPEVRQFVEKCLAAVSHRLSARELLKDPFLQIDDYGFCLSSVEYRGDFDELGPFLRQSHYGSYNINHSFIDGYSNCLGYAGENDLEYHPVEFGTSEIDLFTCQEDEHLADVDITIKGRRREDDGIFLRLRMADKEGRIRNIYFPFDIETDTALSVATEMVAELDITDQDMIKVADMIDSEISTLVPEWNRGLGIEESLHCTNGNFCHNCVSKDSLLDYVSSNSPGPKNLQVLQCSKQGCAAIHGRFEEITYQVEGSEQCVTAGELKTSSQFGGIHFADIWAQREGLELSSPGSKDICCNEGNNTLDQLTFGNERTIDMDDQSEYDARNSPSTTRSAEHALLDDYENEIRQELRWLKAKYQLQLRELRDQQLGAKWKSSSLSQKSFNFEHERDNGFSPPMGSPQLKRENNGPLLKSLPSGKNFTTDFLIDADKKCSTVANRMTENSETVNVSYSPENMFTAKNFYTGPLLLPHSLQRATSLPVDAVDV